The Streptomyces luteogriseus genome includes a window with the following:
- a CDS encoding GNAT family N-acetyltransferase codes for MRVLAEVHARDGYPVNWPDLPGEWLSRGPLLGSWVAELEGRLIGHVSLSQGGEGDLAPKLWSERNGATRGMTAVVSRLFVAPQARGHQIGALLIGQAVEEARRRGLHPVLDVVASDAAAAALYERLGWELMATVEQQWSPHQTVAIRCYAAPS; via the coding sequence GTGCGGGTCCTCGCGGAGGTCCATGCGCGCGACGGCTATCCGGTGAACTGGCCGGATCTGCCCGGCGAGTGGCTGTCACGCGGTCCCCTGCTGGGCTCCTGGGTTGCCGAACTCGAAGGCCGCCTGATCGGGCATGTCAGTTTGTCGCAAGGCGGCGAAGGCGATCTGGCCCCGAAGTTGTGGAGCGAGCGAAACGGGGCGACGCGGGGTATGACCGCCGTGGTCAGCAGGCTGTTCGTTGCCCCGCAGGCGAGGGGACATCAGATCGGTGCACTGCTGATCGGCCAGGCAGTGGAGGAAGCACGGCGTCGTGGCCTGCATCCGGTGCTCGACGTCGTCGCATCCGATGCCGCGGCGGCAGCCCTGTATGAGCGGCTGGGCTGGGAGCTGATGGCCACAGTCGAGCAGCAGTGGAGTCCGCACCAGACGGTGGCCATCCGCTGTTACGCAGCGCCATCGTGA
- a CDS encoding DUF6461 domain-containing protein, with translation MPRTETAHTEALGEDIDEDDVPDVTLDQLQDSGVLASDGPVLRAGEHDGWSLVIESEGSYLAADDMVKSVSRETVALSLRDRESGSCWISYAEDGEILSSFDPLFPDHEYGTRPEVLEQLTGHGAAISNGDRADAYANAVRAIHQRLQCTVPQEADESRLLTLKIADEY, from the coding sequence TTGCCCCGCACCGAGACCGCTCACACTGAGGCCCTCGGCGAGGACATCGACGAGGACGACGTGCCCGACGTGACGTTGGATCAGCTGCAAGACAGCGGAGTCCTCGCCAGTGACGGCCCCGTCCTTAGGGCCGGCGAACACGATGGCTGGTCACTCGTGATCGAATCCGAGGGCTCCTATCTGGCGGCAGACGACATGGTGAAGTCGGTGTCCCGGGAGACGGTGGCTCTCTCGCTGCGGGACAGGGAGTCGGGCTCCTGCTGGATCTCCTACGCTGAGGACGGCGAGATCCTCTCATCCTTCGATCCGCTCTTCCCGGACCATGAATACGGCACGCGGCCTGAGGTGCTCGAGCAGCTCACCGGGCATGGGGCAGCAATCAGCAACGGGGATCGAGCCGACGCGTACGCGAACGCGGTGCGAGCGATCCATCAGAGGTTGCAGTGCACGGTGCCGCAGGAAGCAGATGAGAGCCGCCTCCTCACACTCAAGATCGCAGATGAGTACTGA